In Bombus terrestris chromosome 6, iyBomTerr1.2, whole genome shotgun sequence, a single window of DNA contains:
- the LOC105666988 gene encoding bromodomain-containing protein DDB_G0280777 — MAPHIQRDYNAIGDPGRYSLRTLRHGEKNCFQSHIFDVSKINSKEDFFRCIGLQMKRFQYKYRMSNSDRKIKKINIPSGVTLRDCSVIILGNTCKLCGKCFKCKIDLNKHNLLKHQTHEKLGNTTVKETQCTEKEIEICKNFPKSLNHSIIKASKNFATKEHKKLRLTLKIGEEIIAKISVNRKHLKKDNVDMWTQTESNRDIELIADMNMYESVASRIDPLMFGNSPYQCFNPSVHTVQCSNRYLASNIVASTQAVREKIITQEETNSSHRLKESRDISANEKCGATLRVTPNSSLELNLSFVSEKCNLREQDHVKNGNSEELSSTHSDDALIFNEKCNKSQFTVISKSLSGYNNKNDNVTSLSKNINTRSKNIMQINPENIDENEETTNPVQKDFIINNTENYILRKLQDDSNVIQAILPVIVPIIVPNGSVPNTPIKLMIQSASTEEKEQQLRQKQQQQLQPDQQLQLQQKQRLQAEHQEQPQQSQQQQPQQSQQQQEITETFSLPTEDNSNDGMQQLKLQKEQQLQPDQQFQLQQEQQLQSDQQLQLQQEQQLQSDQQLQLQQEQQLQSDQQLQLQQEQQLQIKDQEQLQQSQQQQQIMRIPTHIAKDNSDDDVQEVLRIVRGHSTADVNHESPTRFEREMLLHVAIRDMKRMEGEGWHLLEKVTDYTGRKSKSSTKCSETNECIKKMKKIITELDFDCRNSTKEKYISHMKEHVAKVQSYNNITTLCGSDSVKENLMTCNENINITSKMIGQYNINHHKGKFEINNNTQSIEESVSHFLVPCSGDMESRSKGPIIIDLVNGTDE; from the coding sequence ATGGCGCCACATATACAACGGGACTACAACGCTATTGGAGATCCAGGCAGATACTCACTGAGGACACTCAGGCATGGTGAAAAAAATTGTTTCCAATCACACATTTTTGACGTGTCTAAAATAAACAGCAAAGAGGATTTCTTTCGTTGTATTGGTCTTCAAATGAAAAGATTTCAGTACAAGTATAGAATGTCAAACAGTGatcgtaaaattaaaaagattaatattCCCAGTGGTGTAACATTGCGTGATTGTTCCGTTATTATCCTGGGGAACACATGTAAGCTATGTGGAAAGTGTTTTAAGTGTAAAATTGACTTAAATAAAcataatttgttaaaacatCAGACACATGAAAAACTTGGTAACACGACTGTGAAAGAAACTCAATGTACGGAGAAGGAAATCGAAATCTgcaaaaattttccaaaatCTTTAAATCATTCAATAATCAAAGCTAGTAAAAATTTTGCAACAAAAGAACACAAAAAATTACGTTTAACCTTGAAAATAGGAGAGGAAATTATCGCCAAAATATCGGTGAATAGAAAGCACTTGAAGAAAGATAACGTCGACATGTGGACTCAAACCGAGTCGAATCGTGACATTGAATTAATTGCGGACATGAATATGTATGAAAGTGTTGCTTCTCGTATCGATCCTCTCATGTTCGGTAATAGTCCTTACCAATGTTTTAACCCGTCTGTGCACACGGTACAATGCTCGAATCGATATTTGGCTAGCAACATTGTAGCAAGTACACAGGCGGTTCGTGAGAAAATTATAACGCAGGAGGAAACTAACTCTTCGCACAGGTTGAAGGAGTCACGCGATATATCCGCAAATGAAAAATGTGGCGCTACTCTTCGTGTTACACCAAACTCATCTCTTGAGTTAAATTTGTCATTTGTGTCTGAAAAATGCAATTTACGTGAACAAGATCATGTTAAAAATGGTAATTCGGAGGAACTTTCTTCAACGCATTCAGATGATGCTTTAATATTCAACGAAAAGTGTAATAAATCGCAATTCACCGTAATATCAAAGTCACTGTCGGGTTACAACAACAAAAATGATAATGTTACATCTTTatcaaagaatataaatactcGATCAAAGAATATCATGCAAATTAATCCAGAAAACATTGACGAAAATGAGGAAACAACAAATCCAGTCCAGAAagattttattataaacaatacAGAAAACTATATACTAAGAAAATTACAGGATGACTCTAATGTGATACAGGCAATACTACCGGTAATCGTGCCAATAATCGTGCCAAATGGAAGTGTTCCTAATACACCTATTAAACTTATGATACAATCAGCGTCaacagaagaaaaagaacagCAACTGCGGCAAAAGCAGCAGCAACAATTACAACCAGATCAACAACTGCAATTGCAACAAAAACAACGATTACAAGCAGAGCATCAGGAACAACCACAGCAAAGTCAACAGCAACAACCACAGCAAAGTCAACAGCAACAAGAAATTACGGAAACTTTCTCTCTCCCCACCGAAGATAATTCCAACGATGGAATGCAGCAGTTGAAACTTCAGAAAGAACAGCAATTACAACCGGATCAACAGTTTCAACTGCAACAAGAACAGCAATTACAATCGGATCAACAGTTGCAACTGCAACAAGAACAGCAATTACAATCGGATCAACAGTTGCAACTGCAACAAGAACAGCAATTACAATCGGATCAACAGTTGCAACTGCAACAAGAACAGCAATTGCAAATCAAAGATCAGGAGCAACTACAGCAAAgtcaacagcaacaacaaattATGAGAATTCCTACTCACATCGCGAAAGATAATTCCGATGATGATGTGCAAGAAGTATTGCGAATCGTTCGGGGACATAGCACTGCGGATGTCAATCACGAGTCACCAACTCGGTTCGAGCGAGAGATGTTGCTACATGTCGCCATTAGAGATATGAAGAGAATGGAAGGAGAAGGATGGCACTTGCTAGAGAAAGTAACCGACTACACAGGAAGAAAATCGAAATCTAGTACCAAATGTAGCGAAACGAATGAGTGTatcaaaaaaatgaagaaaataataacTGAATTGGATTTCGACTGTAGAAATTCAAccaaagaaaaatacatttcccATATGAAGGAGCACGTTGCGAAAGTGCAAAGTTATAATAACATAACAACATTATGTGGATCTGATAGTGTAAAGGAAAATTTAATGACATGTAATGAGAATATCAATATAACATCTAAGATGATAGGACAGTATAATATTAATCATCATAagggaaaattcgaaataaataacaatacgCAGAGCATAGAAGAATCTGTTAGCCATTTTCTTGTGCCTTGTTCCGGCGACATGGAAAGTAGGAGTAAAGGACCGATCATAATAGATCTAGTCAATGGTACCGATGAATAG
- the LOC105666990 gene encoding ATPase family AAA domain-containing protein 2, whose protein sequence is MSCAKDFSCIGGLEKQIRVVKETVLFPLMYGDIYAKFNLKPPRGLLFYGPPGTGKTLVASALAAECSNSERKVSFISRKGSDCLSKWVGESEKKLQKIFSLAQQSKPCIIFFDEVDGLAPVRSSRQDFVHASIVSTLLALMDGLENNSEIIVIGATNRIDAIDPALRRSGRFDRELYFPLPCYTSRKEILSVHIKSWKQKPPQKFLAYLASKTVGFCGSDLQALCAEAVMCCVRRLYPEIYTSNAKYQINERHLKVEKQDFLRAQQNILPASHRVTIVPVKSLSYKIQPLLQENLSSILLQLETLCPTGMLICNDITGRAVSRSNSCPRILLCGDDSHTRHLGPALLHTLEHLPCHVLDVTTLFEETGRAAEEALIQKMKMARRSLPSLLYIPDILAWWDLVDEAARVVFTSLMHGLDRSVHILILITANCSQADLPADIASLFDEHQSEIFEVMPPGKQQRESFFKQLFVHSACDLESNRSSQGICDNDMIPSGIRTSYEFKKDKRKINVKRKNSASGEGPPSKRTRNSPSHLSASSNEKLTEFEIEELLRTIVGATETWPCHELESLFASLELTLEKNEEDLCSAIECLERFKEFKRVKVYVKKEQED, encoded by the exons ATGTCTTGCGCGAAGGATTTCTCTTGCATCGGAGGTCTGGAGAAGCAGATTCGTGTTGTAAAGGAAACGGTTCTGTTTCCGCTCATGTACGGTGACATTTACGCGAAGTTCAACCTGAAACCACCGAGGGGTTTGCTTTTTTACGGGCCTCCCG GAACAGGAAAAACGCTGGTCGCCAGCGCTTTAGCCGCAGAGTGTAGTAATTCGGAACGAAAGGTTTCCTTTATATCTCGCAAGGGTTCCGATTGCCTTAGCAAATGGGTCGGCGAGAGCGAGAAAAAGCTTCAGAAGATTTTTTCACTG GCTCAACAATCGAAGCCTTGCATAATCTTCTTTGACGAGGTTGACGGTTTAGCTCCAGTCAGATCTAGCCGCCAAGACTTTGTGCACGCCAGCATTGTTTCCACTCTCTTGGCCTTGATGGACGGCTTAGAGAACAATTCAGAGATCATAGTAATTGGAGCAACGAACAGAATCGATGCCATAGATCCAGCTTTAAGAAGATCTGGCCGATTCGACAGAGAGCTATACTTCCCGTTGCCATGTTATACGTCGAGGAAAGAAATACTCTCA GTTCATATAAAAAGTTGGAAGCAAAAACCACCGCAAAAATTTTTAGCGTATCTGGCATCGAAAACGGTCGGATTTTGTGGAAGTGACTTGCAAGCTCTTTGCGCTGAAGCGGTAATGTGCTGTGTTCGGAGACTCTATCCGGAAATATACACTTCCAATGCGAAGTATCAGATTAACGAACGTCATCTTAAA GTTGAGAAACAAGATTTTCTAAGGGCACAACAGAACATCTTGCCAGCATCGCATCGTGTTACAATCGTACCCGTGAAATCTTTGTCGTATAAAATCCAGCCATTACTTCAAGAAAATTTGTCATCCATTCTGTTACAACTCGAAACTCTTTGTCCAACGGGAATGTTAATTTGCAATGATAT CACTGGTAGAGCTGTATCGAGGTCAAACAGCTGTCCGAGGATTTTATTGTGCGGTGATGACTCTCACACTCGTCATCTAGGACCAGCATTACTCCATACCTTGGAACATTTACCTTGTCATGTGTTGGACGTCACAACTTTGTTCGAGGAAACAGGAAGGGCTGCGGAAGAAGCTCTCATTCAA aaaatgaaaatggcTCGAAGAAGTTTACCATCGTTGCTCTACATTCCTGACATCTTAGCCTGGTGGGATCTAGTGGATGAAGCGGCACGCGTCGTTTTTACTTCTTTGATGCATGGCTTAGATCGATCGGTGCATATCTTAATCTTGATTACGGCCAATTGCTCACAAGCAGATTTACCAGCAGAT ATTGCATCTTTATTCGATGAACATCAAAGCGAAATATTTGAAGTCATGCCCCCCGGAAAACAACAGCGAGAATCTTTTTTCAAGCAATTATTCGTTCACTCGGCGTGTGATCTCGAATCTAATCGTTCTTCACAAGGTATATGTGATAATGATATGATACCCTC CGGAATTCGAACAAGTTATGAATTcaaaaaggataaaagaa AAATTAAcgttaaaagaaaaaacagcgCATCAGGCGAAGGACCACCGTCAAAACGAACAAGAAATTCTCCGTCCCATCTATCCGCTTCGAGCAACGAGAAACTGACCGAGTTTGAAATAGAGGAACTGCTTCGAACGATCGTCGGGGCGACGGAGACGTGGCCGTGCCACGAGCTCGAAAGTCTGTTCGCTTCCCTCGAATTAACTCTAGAAAAGAACGAGGAAGATTTATGCTCTGCAATTGAATGCCTCGAACGGTTTAAAGAATTCAAAAGGGTAAAAGTATACGTGAAGAAGGAACAAGAAGATTGA